A genomic region of uncultured Paludibaculum sp. contains the following coding sequences:
- a CDS encoding alpha/beta hydrolase-fold protein, which produces MNREYHKWFSTRLQREMELLVFGHAGARVLVFPTREGRFFDYENWGLVGALHHQLSNGWLQLFCVDSVDSESLYGRCAPPRSRIARHKQYEEYILCEVVPFTQWRNPSPFLIGHGCSVGAYHAINIAFRHPELFGKVVALSGRYDLTKPAGTFPDLFDGYYDEDIYFHTPNHFLPNLTDEAYINRLRRVEIVLAVGDADPFYSSNRALSRDLWGKGVSHQLEVWNGEAHRARYWRQMVPLYI; this is translated from the coding sequence ATGAACCGGGAGTACCACAAGTGGTTCAGCACGCGGCTCCAACGCGAAATGGAGTTGCTCGTGTTTGGCCATGCGGGTGCGCGGGTGTTGGTCTTTCCCACCCGGGAGGGCCGCTTCTTCGACTACGAGAACTGGGGGCTGGTAGGTGCGTTGCATCACCAGTTATCCAATGGCTGGCTGCAGCTGTTCTGCGTGGATAGCGTCGACTCAGAGAGCCTGTATGGCCGCTGCGCTCCTCCACGTAGCAGGATCGCCCGGCATAAGCAGTACGAGGAGTACATCCTCTGCGAGGTGGTGCCTTTCACTCAATGGCGCAACCCGTCACCCTTTCTGATCGGGCACGGCTGCAGCGTTGGCGCCTACCACGCCATCAACATTGCGTTCCGTCACCCGGAACTCTTCGGCAAGGTTGTCGCCTTGAGCGGCCGCTACGACCTGACCAAACCGGCCGGCACTTTCCCGGATCTGTTCGACGGCTACTACGACGAAGATATCTACTTCCACACGCCCAACCACTTCCTGCCCAATCTTACGGATGAGGCCTATATCAACCGGCTGCGGCGAGTTGAGATCGTCTTGGCTGTCGGCGACGCGGATCCGTTCTACTCCAGCAACCGCGCACTCAGCCGGGACCTCTGGGGCAAGGGTGTCTCTCATCAGTTGGAAGTTTGGAATGGTGAAGCCCACCGTGCCCGGTACTGGCGGCAGATGGTGCCCCTTTACATCTGA
- a CDS encoding GDSL-type esterase/lipase family protein has translation MEWYEAEVQVLEQAGALRSSSGHPVVFYGSSSLRLWDSLAADLGHPDTLNMAFGGSTLAACVHFFDRLITPLSPLSLVVYAGDNDLGDGRKPEEVLESFLHLAGKVRRLSDGMPFGFISIKPSPSRVDILDRIRLTNSWIRSEIDRTSGAYMIDVFEPMLDSKGRPRPELFQADGLHMSRAGYLLWLEVLKPYRHRIFTNG, from the coding sequence ATGGAATGGTATGAGGCTGAAGTGCAGGTGCTGGAACAAGCTGGAGCGCTTCGGTCTTCATCCGGCCACCCCGTCGTTTTTTATGGCAGTTCCAGTCTCCGGCTTTGGGACTCGCTCGCTGCTGATTTGGGACATCCTGACACGCTGAATATGGCGTTTGGGGGCTCCACCCTGGCGGCGTGTGTCCACTTCTTCGACCGGCTGATCACCCCGCTTTCGCCACTGTCCCTGGTAGTCTATGCCGGAGACAACGATCTTGGTGACGGCCGCAAGCCGGAAGAGGTACTCGAATCCTTCCTGCACCTTGCCGGCAAAGTACGTCGGTTGTCGGACGGGATGCCGTTCGGGTTCATATCGATTAAACCTAGTCCGTCGCGAGTCGACATCCTGGACCGGATCCGACTGACGAATTCCTGGATACGTAGTGAGATCGACCGGACTTCCGGCGCCTACATGATCGACGTCTTCGAACCGATGCTGGACAGCAAAGGCAGGCCGCGTCCCGAACTATTCCAGGCAGATGGACTTCACATGAGCCGTGCCGGTTATTTGCTGTGGCTTGAAGTGCTCAAACCATATCGCCACAGAATATTCACCAACGGATAG
- a CDS encoding site-specific integrase — translation MKGKSENVEFQIGIDLFSVFDNFVEVRQRPHDPKPLRGRTVRSYKQARDAFQIALRRSTDGLSLKRMVADVIDEKLKSGTMTATGMNVYIRALNSFFSWCYDMGHLSGRIKIALIEVERRKRPKVLSDDGIQNWKQFRATTLSQLRAQCLALLILDTGLRIEECLGLRETDLDWTGDRLWVKGKGGSNREAPVSTEGRKLLKRYIATTVAFRAGEDSFVFSTKSGKPLSYRNSLRDLKSIAKRLNAEWVGWHSLRRTFATAYLKNGGVLTDLQEILGHADTRTTLLYLGKNIDDIVDNHDQRSPLAVSHKRRSKSRAAHADHLNNIGSALAIRFRQRR, via the coding sequence ATGAAAGGAAAGTCCGAAAATGTAGAGTTCCAAATTGGAATCGACCTCTTCTCTGTTTTTGATAACTTCGTCGAAGTGCGGCAGCGCCCACACGATCCGAAGCCGCTGCGAGGGCGCACCGTGCGTTCCTACAAACAGGCGAGGGACGCCTTCCAGATCGCATTGCGCCGATCCACGGATGGGTTGTCACTCAAGCGGATGGTTGCGGATGTCATAGATGAAAAGCTGAAGTCTGGCACGATGACGGCGACCGGAATGAACGTGTACATCCGGGCGCTCAACTCGTTCTTCTCGTGGTGCTACGACATGGGCCACCTGTCCGGGCGAATCAAGATCGCTCTGATCGAAGTGGAACGGCGCAAGCGCCCGAAGGTGCTGTCCGACGACGGCATTCAGAATTGGAAGCAGTTTCGAGCCACGACCCTCTCTCAGCTACGAGCGCAGTGTCTAGCATTGCTGATCCTGGACACCGGACTGCGAATCGAGGAATGCCTCGGTCTGCGTGAGACCGACCTGGATTGGACGGGAGATCGACTGTGGGTGAAAGGAAAGGGCGGCAGTAATCGTGAAGCGCCTGTCTCGACAGAAGGCCGCAAGTTGCTGAAGCGGTACATCGCCACTACGGTCGCCTTCAGAGCAGGAGAGGATTCGTTCGTGTTCTCGACGAAGAGCGGGAAGCCACTGAGCTACCGCAATTCGCTTCGAGACTTGAAGAGCATCGCAAAGCGTCTGAATGCGGAATGGGTCGGTTGGCATTCTTTACGGCGCACCTTCGCCACAGCATATCTCAAGAACGGCGGTGTGCTTACCGACCTTCAGGAAATCCTCGGGCACGCTGATACGAGAACCACGCTGTTGTACTTGGGCAAGAACATCGACGACATCGTAGATAACCACGATCAACGTTCTCCGCTGGCCGTCTCGCACAAGCGCAGATCGAAGTCTCGTGCCGCCCACGCCGATCACCTGAACAACATCGGCAGCGCCCTAGCGATTCGCTTTCGCCAGCGGAGATAG
- a CDS encoding site-specific integrase: MLKALYDNFLQERRFLKNCSPKTLRSYGQAWDAFESVLVQVEEADAVRPALKNGVVQLMDSGRLKPSSINVYLRAMNAFLRWASVEEHLKPPVSGIPLLKAPVKVISTLNEAQVHQLAQFKPRFRKERRVHAMALLVLDTGLRLNECLQLEVKDVDLENFLVTVQKGKGNRQRRVPISGTGRKVLYRHICNGGNPARRFVFETANSTAVTQRNADRDLKYIGRKLRLDLHWHLLRHTFGTLFIRNGGNVADLQRIMGHRAITTTMLYVHSQASDFVMAHNTLSPLAKANR; the protein is encoded by the coding sequence GTGTTGAAGGCACTCTACGACAACTTCTTGCAGGAGCGACGATTTCTCAAGAACTGCTCTCCAAAGACGCTGCGGTCCTACGGTCAGGCGTGGGATGCGTTTGAGTCCGTCCTAGTGCAAGTGGAAGAAGCCGATGCTGTTCGGCCAGCCCTGAAGAACGGCGTCGTTCAACTCATGGACAGCGGCAGACTGAAGCCGTCCAGCATCAACGTGTACCTGCGTGCCATGAATGCATTCCTGCGGTGGGCCAGCGTCGAGGAGCATCTGAAGCCGCCAGTAAGCGGCATTCCGCTTCTCAAAGCGCCCGTAAAGGTGATCAGCACGCTGAACGAGGCGCAGGTGCATCAACTGGCTCAGTTCAAGCCGAGGTTCCGCAAAGAGCGCCGGGTTCATGCGATGGCGCTGCTCGTCCTGGATACCGGGCTTCGACTGAACGAGTGTCTGCAACTTGAGGTAAAGGACGTGGACCTGGAGAACTTCCTGGTGACAGTCCAAAAGGGCAAGGGCAATCGGCAGCGACGGGTTCCGATCTCGGGAACGGGAAGGAAGGTGCTCTACCGCCACATCTGCAATGGTGGGAACCCGGCCAGACGATTCGTGTTTGAAACCGCAAACAGCACTGCGGTTACGCAGCGAAACGCCGACCGGGATTTGAAGTACATCGGGCGCAAACTGCGACTCGACCTGCATTGGCATCTGTTGAGGCACACCTTCGGAACGCTTTTCATTCGGAACGGTGGCAACGTTGCCGACCTTCAGAGGATTATGGGCCATCGTGCGATCACAACGACGATGCTGTACGTGCATTCCCAAGCATCGGATTTCGTGATGGCCCACAACACGCTATCTCCGCTGGCGAAAGCGAATCGCTAG
- a CDS encoding Rieske 2Fe-2S domain-containing protein yields MALVRVTTLSSLPPGTMIPATVDGKDLVLCNEKGTVHAFDGLCPHRSGPLWQGNFVDGRIICPWHAWEFRCDKGCLDYNADITLQRYPVVIQGDDVFVDA; encoded by the coding sequence ATGGCTCTGGTTCGCGTCACCACTCTTTCCTCGCTTCCACCGGGCACCATGATCCCGGCCACTGTCGACGGCAAGGATCTTGTCCTCTGCAACGAGAAGGGCACGGTCCATGCCTTTGACGGTCTATGCCCCCACCGCAGCGGGCCGCTCTGGCAGGGCAACTTCGTCGACGGGCGCATCATCTGCCCCTGGCACGCGTGGGAGTTCCGCTGCGACAAGGGCTGTCTCGACTACAACGCCGATATCACGCTGCAGCGCTATCCGGTCGTCATTCAGGGCGACGACGTCTTCGTCGATGCCTGA
- the mutM gene encoding DNA-formamidopyrimidine glycosylase: MPELPEVETIVRTLRPRVVGSRILEARYLSPLAAGHQPEWMAAQLAGRAIVDLRRAGKFLVFELDQGFLSVHLRMTGKLLFDAVPGPFARAVLSLDAGTLVFDDVRQFGRFLWSPALPSNVERLGPEPFELQPSEFALRLRARRGHVKPLLLNQQFLGGLGNIYVDEALFRAAIHPLAVASRVSTRRAQLLHASVVEVLSEAIAAGGSSISDYVDAEGRAGSFQRFHRVYGREGEPCLQCGKPIHRIVVGQRGTHFCPACQKR, translated from the coding sequence ATGCCTGAGCTCCCCGAGGTCGAGACCATCGTCCGCACGCTGCGCCCGCGCGTTGTGGGGAGCCGTATCCTGGAGGCCCGTTACCTCTCGCCTCTCGCGGCCGGGCACCAACCGGAGTGGATGGCGGCCCAACTCGCGGGCCGCGCCATTGTCGACCTGCGCCGCGCGGGCAAGTTCCTGGTCTTCGAACTGGACCAAGGCTTCCTCTCGGTTCACCTGCGGATGACCGGCAAGCTCCTGTTTGACGCGGTTCCGGGCCCCTTCGCACGAGCCGTTTTGAGCCTGGACGCAGGCACCCTCGTCTTCGATGACGTCCGCCAGTTCGGCCGCTTCCTGTGGTCGCCAGCCCTGCCATCCAATGTGGAGAGGCTCGGGCCGGAGCCCTTTGAGCTGCAGCCGAGCGAGTTCGCCCTGCGCCTCCGTGCCCGGCGGGGCCACGTCAAACCCCTGCTGCTGAACCAACAGTTCCTGGGCGGACTCGGAAACATCTATGTGGACGAGGCCCTCTTTCGCGCCGCCATCCATCCACTGGCGGTGGCATCACGTGTTTCGACACGCCGCGCACAACTGCTCCACGCTTCCGTCGTTGAAGTGCTCAGCGAGGCGATCGCGGCAGGCGGGTCTTCCATCTCGGACTATGTGGACGCCGAGGGACGCGCCGGCAGCTTCCAACGCTTCCATCGAGTTTACGGACGTGAAGGCGAGCCCTGTCTCCAATGCGGCAAGCCCATCCACCGGATTGTGGTGGGGCAACGCGGGACCCACTTCTGTCCCGCGTGCCAGAAGCGCTAA
- a CDS encoding CBS domain-containing protein → MKPTAKIGSLLGAKGSAIWAVEPKATVYDAIAMMADKGVGALLVMHEGRLAGIISERDYTRKVILKGRSSKEELVEEIMTANVVTATPEHTVEEVMRLMTERRIRHLPILEGEKVAGVISIGDLVKWTISAQEETIAHLTNYISGSYGVAS, encoded by the coding sequence ATGAAACCAACCGCGAAAATCGGCTCTCTCTTGGGAGCCAAGGGCTCCGCCATCTGGGCGGTGGAGCCGAAAGCCACTGTATACGACGCCATCGCCATGATGGCTGACAAAGGTGTGGGCGCGCTGCTCGTGATGCACGAAGGGCGCCTGGCTGGAATCATCAGTGAGCGTGACTACACGCGCAAGGTCATCCTCAAGGGACGCTCCTCCAAAGAGGAGCTCGTGGAGGAGATCATGACGGCTAACGTGGTGACAGCGACGCCGGAGCATACGGTGGAAGAAGTCATGCGGTTGATGACCGAGCGGCGCATCCGCCACCTGCCTATCCTCGAAGGCGAAAAGGTTGCCGGCGTGATCTCGATTGGCGATCTGGTGAAGTGGACCATCTCCGCGCAGGAAGAGACCATCGCTCACCTGACGAACTACATCTCCGGCAGTTACGGGGTGGCGAGCTAA
- a CDS encoding 2-oxoacid:ferredoxin oxidoreductase subunit beta, translating into MSTAPAAPKKTNRIGLEVLPYRGGKTTLCAGCGHNSITERLIEAYYEMGVEPWRVAKMSGIGCSSKTPAYFLSQSHGFNAVHGRAPAVATGALLGNHTLECVVISGDGDTASIGIGQFMHMLRRNVPLTYIIENNGVYGLTKGQFSATADIGSKLKTGTVNELHPIDCCLMGIELGATLVARSFSGDKRQLSAILKTAIAHNGLAVIDVISPCVTFNDHVGSTKSYAYMKDHEEPLHELDFVPGFSEIEVEMEEGESRVVQLHDGSRLVLHKLEQDYDPTNRFHAVEVLHEATRRQEVLTGIIYLDNKRPNFTDTLELVDEPLATLPMERIRPTRQVLEQINEEFR; encoded by the coding sequence ATGAGCACGGCTCCGGCTGCACCAAAGAAAACGAACCGGATTGGCTTGGAAGTATTGCCCTATCGCGGCGGCAAGACGACGCTGTGCGCGGGCTGCGGGCACAACTCGATCACCGAGCGGTTGATCGAAGCCTATTACGAGATGGGCGTGGAGCCTTGGCGCGTGGCGAAGATGTCCGGCATCGGGTGTTCGTCGAAGACCCCGGCTTACTTCCTCAGTCAGTCCCATGGCTTCAACGCCGTCCACGGGCGCGCTCCGGCTGTCGCGACGGGCGCGCTGCTGGGCAATCACACTCTGGAATGCGTAGTGATCAGCGGCGATGGTGACACGGCGTCCATCGGCATCGGGCAGTTCATGCACATGCTGCGCCGCAATGTGCCGCTGACCTACATCATCGAGAACAACGGCGTGTATGGACTGACGAAAGGGCAGTTCTCAGCCACGGCCGACATCGGATCGAAACTGAAGACTGGCACTGTGAACGAGTTGCATCCCATCGATTGCTGCCTGATGGGGATTGAGCTCGGGGCGACACTGGTCGCGCGCTCGTTTTCAGGGGATAAGCGGCAGTTGAGCGCGATCCTGAAGACCGCGATCGCCCACAACGGTCTGGCGGTGATCGATGTGATCTCGCCTTGCGTGACCTTCAACGATCACGTGGGGTCGACGAAGTCGTATGCGTACATGAAGGACCATGAGGAGCCGCTGCACGAGTTGGATTTCGTGCCGGGCTTCTCGGAGATCGAAGTGGAGATGGAAGAGGGTGAGTCGCGCGTGGTGCAGTTGCACGACGGCTCGCGCCTGGTATTGCACAAGCTGGAGCAGGACTACGACCCTACGAACCGATTCCACGCCGTGGAGGTGCTGCACGAGGCCACGCGGCGGCAGGAGGTTCTCACGGGAATCATCTACCTGGACAACAAGCGGCCCAATTTCACCGACACGCTGGAACTGGTGGATGAACCGCTGGCCACGTTGCCAATGGAACGGATACGGCCGACGAGGCAAGTGCTGGAACAGATCAACGAGGAGTTTCGCTAG
- a CDS encoding 2-oxoacid:acceptor oxidoreductase subunit alpha: MHASPVALSMSAERSGSLPSEQRVVNDFSIQVGTVNGSGSQTANTVLMRSIFQMGVPVSGKNLFPSNIAGLPTWFTIRVSKHGYIGRKKEIDFLVAMNPETAREDVMSLAPGSAAVYDAPLNLSELRDDIHFYPVPFDKLVAPVCPDAKLRKLVRNMIYDGVVAQLLGLDLEEIRKALYKQFGERKKKAAELNWGAVLAGREYAEKNLTKTDPYWVEPMDKTAGKLIIDGNTAAALGCLFAGVTVLTWYPITPSSSLAEGLISFLGRFRHEGPENKATYAVVQAEDELASIGMAIGAGWAGARSMTCTSGPGISLMSEFIGLAYFAEIPVVVVDVQRVGPSTGLPTRTMQGDIMNNALLSHGDTHHPVLFPSSPEECFTMAQDAFDLAEQCQTPVFVNMDLDLGMNNWMSDAFPYPEKPIARGKVLDAEALRQLGGFARYKDVDGDAVPYRTLPGTDHPAAAYFTRGTGHNEKAGYSEREDDWIHNMDRLNRKFENMRMQVPAPDVHYMEGARVGLVCCGTSRYAVRESRDQLSREYGMNPSWLRLRAYPFAKELAEFIDRHERVYVVDQNRDAQLLMLMRMEMSPERIAKLRSVRYYGGLPLDARTVTDEIVRQEGV; the protein is encoded by the coding sequence ATGCATGCCAGCCCTGTTGCTCTGTCCATGTCGGCGGAGCGGTCCGGTTCGTTGCCCAGTGAGCAGCGCGTGGTGAACGACTTCAGTATTCAAGTCGGCACCGTGAACGGCTCCGGCAGCCAAACCGCGAATACTGTGTTAATGCGTTCCATCTTCCAGATGGGCGTGCCCGTTTCGGGCAAGAACCTCTTCCCTTCCAACATCGCCGGGCTGCCTACGTGGTTTACGATCCGCGTCAGCAAGCACGGCTATATCGGGCGAAAGAAAGAGATCGACTTCCTGGTCGCCATGAATCCGGAGACGGCCCGGGAGGATGTCATGAGCTTGGCGCCCGGGTCGGCGGCGGTCTATGACGCGCCGCTGAACCTGAGCGAGTTGCGGGACGACATCCACTTCTACCCGGTGCCGTTCGACAAGCTGGTAGCTCCGGTCTGTCCGGATGCCAAGCTGCGCAAGCTGGTTCGCAACATGATCTACGACGGGGTCGTGGCGCAACTGCTCGGCCTGGATCTCGAAGAGATCAGGAAGGCGCTGTACAAACAGTTCGGCGAACGCAAGAAGAAGGCGGCCGAGCTGAATTGGGGCGCCGTATTGGCAGGGCGTGAATACGCGGAGAAGAACCTGACCAAGACCGACCCCTATTGGGTGGAGCCCATGGACAAGACCGCGGGCAAGCTCATCATCGACGGCAACACGGCCGCCGCACTGGGCTGTCTGTTCGCGGGCGTCACGGTATTGACCTGGTATCCCATTACGCCGTCGTCTTCGCTGGCCGAGGGGCTCATCAGCTTCCTGGGCCGGTTCCGGCACGAAGGGCCGGAGAACAAGGCCACCTATGCGGTGGTGCAGGCCGAGGACGAACTGGCGTCCATCGGCATGGCAATCGGAGCGGGCTGGGCGGGCGCGCGGTCAATGACGTGTACGTCGGGTCCCGGCATTTCGCTGATGTCGGAATTCATCGGACTCGCATACTTCGCCGAGATCCCGGTGGTAGTGGTGGACGTCCAGCGAGTGGGGCCGTCAACAGGCCTGCCGACGCGCACGATGCAGGGCGACATCATGAACAACGCCCTGTTGTCGCATGGAGACACGCACCATCCCGTCCTGTTCCCGTCGTCCCCGGAAGAGTGCTTCACAATGGCGCAGGATGCGTTCGATCTGGCCGAGCAGTGCCAGACCCCGGTGTTCGTGAACATGGATCTCGACCTCGGCATGAACAACTGGATGTCGGACGCGTTTCCTTATCCAGAGAAGCCGATCGCACGCGGCAAGGTGCTGGACGCCGAGGCCCTGCGGCAACTGGGCGGCTTTGCCCGGTATAAAGACGTGGACGGCGATGCAGTGCCCTATCGCACGTTGCCGGGTACCGATCATCCGGCCGCGGCGTACTTCACGCGCGGCACGGGGCATAACGAGAAGGCGGGCTATAGCGAGCGCGAAGACGATTGGATCCATAACATGGACCGGTTGAATCGCAAGTTCGAGAACATGCGGATGCAGGTGCCGGCGCCCGACGTCCACTACATGGAAGGCGCGCGGGTGGGTCTGGTGTGCTGCGGGACTTCGCGGTATGCGGTTCGAGAGAGCCGCGATCAGTTGTCGCGCGAGTACGGCATGAATCCAAGCTGGCTGCGTCTGCGCGCGTATCCCTTCGCGAAGGAACTGGCGGAGTTCATCGACCGGCACGAGCGTGTGTACGTCGTGGATCAGAATCGCGACGCGCAACTGCTGATGCTGATGCGCATGGAAATGTCCCCGGAACGGATCGCGAAACTCCGCAGCGTGCGGTATTACGGCGGACTGCCGCTGGATGCCCGCACGGTGACGGACGAGATCGTCAGGCAGGAGGGCGTATGA
- a CDS encoding type II toxin-antitoxin system HicB family antitoxin, translating into MEYPAKFAPAAEGGFVIEFPDFGWGVTQGDNEEEARDMARDLLVTIIQDHIKRGEELPRPGKSRGKNYRLIRLSALHTIKVELYQAFRASGLRKAELARRLAIPKTVIDRLFDLNNRTRLDQIEAAFDALGKQVDVYVRGAA; encoded by the coding sequence ATGGAGTATCCAGCCAAGTTCGCGCCGGCGGCCGAAGGCGGCTTCGTGATCGAATTCCCCGACTTCGGTTGGGGCGTCACCCAGGGCGACAACGAGGAGGAGGCGCGCGACATGGCCCGCGACCTTCTCGTCACGATCATCCAGGACCACATCAAGCGAGGCGAGGAACTGCCTCGACCTGGAAAGTCGCGCGGCAAGAATTACCGGTTGATCCGGTTGTCGGCACTCCACACCATCAAGGTGGAGTTGTACCAGGCGTTCCGGGCCTCTGGGCTCCGCAAGGCTGAACTGGCGAGACGCCTGGCCATCCCGAAGACGGTGATCGACCGCCTGTTCGATCTGAACAACCGAACCAGGCTCGATCAGATCGAGGCGGCTTTCGACGCGCTGGGCAAGCAAGTCGACGTGTACGTGCGTGGCGCGGCGTAG
- a CDS encoding type II toxin-antitoxin system HicA family toxin gives MKASELKRWLEQQGCTFEQGTNHWIVRLGDKRTTIPRHPSQEIKSGTYHSILRQLGLKRK, from the coding sequence GTGAAGGCGAGCGAGCTGAAACGGTGGCTGGAGCAGCAGGGCTGCACTTTTGAGCAGGGCACCAATCACTGGATCGTGCGCCTCGGCGACAAGCGGACAACGATACCGCGGCACCCTTCGCAAGAGATCAAGAGCGGCACTTACCACAGCATTCTTCGCCAACTCGGGCTGAAGAGGAAGTGA
- a CDS encoding RHS repeat-associated core domain-containing protein — translation MRPTRGEPQRNFWWTSPTAGRLTQIPALRASTLDKSQLVSRRQLCMLSHRTLTPRLSHWPTTSIYGAWRELEDALKLSRRRRSGLSGSDSGRRQGAGFRDGLDYFGARYYAAAQGRFTSPDPENAGAVPSSPSTWNMYAYVGNNPLTYIDPSGLCLQSADGDYLDGDNGGTFLFKGPCIQGNTATATKDIDNAALYRAWANGDLPSRIDYDKDDPMTVNLRDFANFRRAVREHVKAGCPAEADISVGHCEAAFESLENALVGPSNPTQFQLGGYSGVITSNGNGSVTYTVRNGMTNSSFLAINTISDTFKMNKRGARDNPYGPTGPRHNVLQVFQWSGPNPCR, via the coding sequence ATGCGACCCACCCGAGGGGAGCCACAACGCAACTTCTGGTGGACTTCTCCGACAGCGGGACGGTTGACTCAAATCCCGGCGCTTCGCGCGTCCACGTTGGACAAGAGCCAATTGGTAAGCCGCCGGCAGTTGTGTATGTTGTCGCATCGAACTCTGACGCCAAGGCTATCGCACTGGCCTACGACATCAATCTATGGTGCTTGGCGCGAGTTGGAGGATGCGCTGAAACTCAGCAGGCGCCGAAGGTCTGGGCTCTCCGGAAGCGATAGCGGCCGCCGGCAAGGCGCGGGATTTCGAGACGGCCTCGATTACTTCGGGGCAAGGTACTACGCAGCGGCGCAGGGGAGGTTTACTAGTCCGGATCCGGAGAACGCGGGAGCGGTTCCCTCATCTCCGAGCACTTGGAACATGTACGCGTATGTGGGGAATAATCCGCTCACCTACATAGATCCGAGCGGTCTGTGCTTGCAGAGTGCGGACGGAGATTATCTCGACGGCGACAACGGCGGAACCTTCCTGTTCAAAGGTCCCTGTATTCAGGGGAATACGGCGACCGCAACGAAAGACATAGACAATGCTGCGCTCTATCGTGCCTGGGCCAACGGCGATCTGCCGAGCCGTATCGATTATGACAAAGACGACCCAATGACGGTGAACCTCAGAGACTTTGCGAATTTCAGGCGAGCCGTCCGAGAACATGTCAAGGCCGGCTGTCCAGCCGAGGCGGATATCAGTGTCGGTCACTGCGAGGCTGCATTTGAGTCCCTTGAAAATGCACTTGTTGGCCCGTCGAATCCGACTCAGTTCCAACTTGGAGGCTATAGCGGCGTGATCACCTCCAATGGTAATGGGAGCGTTACCTATACGGTTAGGAATGGGATGACAAACTCATCGTTCCTCGCGATCAATACGATCTCTGACACTTTTAAAATGAACAAGAGAGGGGCTCGGGACAATCCCTACGGCCCTACCGGCCCAAGGCACAACGTCCTGCAGGTTTTCCAGTGGAGCGGCCCCAATCCATGTCGCTGA